The Mangrovibacterium diazotrophicum DNA window TTATTTTATCGGAATCGTCGTTGTAATCATCCTTGCATTGGTGGTAGATCAGCTGAGACGCAGAAAAAAGAAGATACGTAATGGATAGCCCAATAATAAAAAAGTCTTCATGGATTCCATGAAGACTTTTTTATTGGTACCGAGTAAAACGATTTTACAGGTTATTCTCCAATATCTTTTTGTATTCAATGTCTTGTTTAATACTTTTTACCAAGTATTCTTTGCACTTGTATTTGCGTTTCTTTGCGTACTTTTCGCTTTGGAATCCCATGACTTGAGCGATTTGTTTTAGCGGAACTTTATCGAAGAACATCTGAAGTACTTTTTGGCAGTCAGTTCCCAGGTTCTTAAAATGCTTTTGATACAAACGATATTTTTCGTTCATATCTGCTGTGGCTTCAAAAGCATTGTCGTAAATATCCGCGTGAAATTCGTGGTTGTCTTGAATCTTTTCACGTTCGTTTTTGCGCTTTTCAAGCTGTTTTAGCCAAAGAAAGCGACAAACAGAGTACAGGTATGTCTCGAATGAACAATCCAGCACCAAATCGTTCGATTTCAGTTTACGATAAATAATAATGATCGCTTCCTGAAAAATATCATTCGAGTCGTCATCATCTCCACTATTCTTTTTGATAAAGAAATTGATTTTATAAAAGAAGTTTTTATAAATGTATTGGAGAATTAAGTTATCATTCCTAAGAATCCCGTGCAGGAGTTCTTCATTCGTATAGTTTACCATATCATTCTCTTTCTGAATTTAAAAAAATTAAAGCCCCAGATTCAACTAATACAATAGAGGAAATCAAGCAATCCAAATTCTTTTGAAATTCCTGGTTAAATATGTCTATAAATTGTTTAAAAAACAAGTAGATAGAGGCAAAATTTTTGTTGAGAAGTGCTGGTGATTTAGGATTCATTAACAAACTGAAGTAGATTAATGAGTTGATTGCTATAGATTTCAGCCATTTACTATAACACTATTTATTTTGTTAATTCTTTCTCTGAATTTCTTAATGTTTACCTAGAAAGCTTTATTCGATAGGGATTTTTATACCGAGCGGGGCAATCGGGGTGGTGGGATAGGGAGATAAAAAATAAAAGGTAGACCCTCTGGCCTACCTTTTCTCACTAAACTAACTAACCTAACTAAACCTAAACTTATGAAAAAAAACGTATCACAAAGATATGCTCTAAAACAGTAAAAGAGTTGAAAAATTTGTTAATTGATGTTAAAAGAGTGTTCTTTTTACACAAAGGCTGATTATTGGGCCACAAATGTGTAAGAAATAAAGCCTTTTTGGAGTGACGGCGCGTCGTTTTTCGCGTTAAAGATGGTTCGAAGTGCTGCTTGCAATGCATATTCCGGAAGCATTGGGTCCGAAATACCCGAATAGGGGCGTAGTTGCGCTTTGATGACTTTACCCGATGGAGCAACCCAAATGTCTACTGTTATTTTTCCTCCTCCGCGTGCCAAGTAAACCGGGATAGGAAGCTTGACGTGATAGCGATCCTCGAGGTTGTAATGGATGTTACTTTCTCCGGAGTAGATCGTATTGGAAATTTTATCGGGATCCATGCCTTCTGTCGTTTCTTCGGGCATTTGAATCTGCTTCATTTCCGGTATTTCCTTCGATAATTGCTTGTTCACATCAGCGACTAGCTTTTGAGCTTCAGCAATCTCCCGTTGATAGTCCTCGTCAAAAAAAGGATCCTTCTTCGCTGCGTCATTGACTGCGCGGTTACTTCTGCTGGTTTGGGACGCGGAGCTCTGATCGTTTGCAGGGGTATTCTCGTCTTCGTGTTGCTCCTTCGCCTCCTCTTTGGTCTCGGGTTGAATTTCGGGTTGACTGAAATCGATGACAATCTCCTCCTCCTTTACTTCTCCTTCAATTTTAACATTGGCCAGTAGGATTGCACCCAAAAGCAAAATGTGAAATGCGAGAGTGCCTATTATGCCGTAGATATTATCGTGATATAATTTTCTTAATCGCTGCATGGAGGGCAAAGTTATAATATGGAAATCAATTTTATTATTAAAAAGTACAAGCTACAACTTAATTTTAGCTACTTTGAAAATAATTTAAGCAGGCAAACTTTAGTTTTTTTAGGAGGTCTTCCTAATTTTAGTATTTGGTAAGTCGAATGGGCGCAAAATCGTACATATTATTTATTTTCCTTTTGGCCTTGGTGATTCAAGCGCAGGGTGAACATTTTCTACCTGATACAACAGCTACCACTTCTTCTCAAAATGCGATGTTCCCGGATAGTGTTACCGACAAAATCAAGCAAAATAGTTTCACACGTTTTGTTTATGAACGGATCGTTAGTGAGAAAAGCCATTCGAACGAACTCTTCGACCAATATGAACGTCTGGAGAGCCTGGAAGGGAAGAAAATCGCATCAATTACGATAAAACAGCTGGATATTTTCGGACCAACGTTCGAGGATACTGCGAAGGTAACCGATGTTGGGATTGAAAAGTTTGCGAACAAAGTACACACGCGGACGAGCGAACGGATTATTCAAAAGAATATCCTTTTTCATGTGGGCGACGAGTTGGATCCGGAGCGCATCCTGGAAAATGAGCGTATTATCCGTTTGCTGCCTTTTATAAAGGATGTTCGTATTCGCGCGAAGGTGAGCGCTATGGACACCTCATATGTGGAAATGACGGTAATTACGAAAGACGTGTTTGCCTTTGGGATGCGGGCCCGGTTTCGGTCGGTTGACTCCGGTGAAATTGAAATGTACAACCAGAATATTTGGGGGGCTGGTCACCAGATTGCAGCTGCCGCTGTTACCAGTGTTGATGAAGAGCCAAATGTAGGATTCGAATCGTCCTATTCCATCAACAACATCCGCGGGCATTTTGTGAACCTCTCCTTGGCGTACGCAAATACTTACAGGCGCGAAGGCGTTTTGCTGGATGCCGAAAAGCAATTTCTTCGAACTAGTACGAAATGGGGTGGTGGTTTGGTTTCTTACAGGCTTTTCAGATCAGATCGTTTTTACGAGAACGATGCGCTGCGTTTTGAAGAACCTTTGGATTACAGATCGTTCGATGCCTGGGCAGGGTATGCTTTTCAGGTTGGCGGAAATACCTCGCAGGATAATTTGCAGCTTGTTTTGGCTGGGAGGTACCGGAATTTGAACTTTTACGAACGTCCGGATCCGGGGGAAGATAACAACCAACTCTTTTCGAATTCGAACTTCTACATGGCAAGTATCGCTTTGTCGCGTCGCTATTACATTCGCGACCACCACATTTTGGGATACGGAATCACGGAAGATATTCCGAAAGGTTTTCTCCACGAATTTGTGCTCGGATTCGACGATAATGAGGCCACCGATCGCTGGTATTCTCATTTGTATTTTTCATCCGGAAACCTCATTAATTACAAACCTTCGTATATGTTTTTATCGGTGGGATTGGGCAGTTTTTTTAATGCAAATCGGATGGAGCAAGGGCAGTTTGAATTGAACTGGAACTACATTAGCCGGCAGTTTCGGATGGGGGCACAGTTGGGGCGCCAGTTTTTGAAGCTTCGCTATGTATACGGAATCAATCGTTTTGACCAGGAGAACCTGACATTGAAAAATAACTACGGGATTCGCGGATTTTATTCTGACGAAGCGCTTGGACAGCAGCGTTTGGTGTTGAGTACCGAAACGGTCATTTTCCAACGAAAGAGCATCTTGAATTTCAATTTTGCTTTTTTTGGCTTTGCAGACCTCGGGATAATTGGATCTGCTGATGAGAATATTTTTACGCAGAATTATTATACAGGAATTGGCGGTGGTGTTCGCTTGCGAAACGAAAGTTTAATCTTCCGCACCATTCAGCTTCGACTTTCATTTTATCCGGGGCACCCGCCTGATGCCAGTGGCTTTGGCTTTAGTTTGCGCGAGTTGAGTGGAACCAGTTTTTACAGCTTTCAACCTCGCAAACCAGAACCCCTTCAGTATAAATAATATTGGGTAACCGAACTTGTGAGAAACAAAAAATCTACCTGCTTGGAGTGAAACGAAAGTTCCAGACAGGTAGATTTTTTTGAAAGTAGAGGAATTTTAGAACGCCTGGCTAATATTTTGCTTTTGTGGCGACTCCTTCAAATAATCGAAAAAGTACTGGCTGATTTTTTGCATCAGGTGTACCCGGTCTTTACCGCGAACATTGTGTTCGTGCGTTGGGTAAGCGAAGAAATCAACCTGCTTGTCTTGCTCAATACATTCACGTAAAAACTTCATGCTGTGTTGCATGACAACCGTTTCGTCCTGAACGCCGTGAATCAGCATGAGTTTGCCCTGCAAGTCGGCGACATGGTTCAGCATGTTCGATTCGT harbors:
- a CDS encoding BamA/TamA family outer membrane protein — encoded protein: MGAKSYILFIFLLALVIQAQGEHFLPDTTATTSSQNAMFPDSVTDKIKQNSFTRFVYERIVSEKSHSNELFDQYERLESLEGKKIASITIKQLDIFGPTFEDTAKVTDVGIEKFANKVHTRTSERIIQKNILFHVGDELDPERILENERIIRLLPFIKDVRIRAKVSAMDTSYVEMTVITKDVFAFGMRARFRSVDSGEIEMYNQNIWGAGHQIAAAAVTSVDEEPNVGFESSYSINNIRGHFVNLSLAYANTYRREGVLLDAEKQFLRTSTKWGGGLVSYRLFRSDRFYENDALRFEEPLDYRSFDAWAGYAFQVGGNTSQDNLQLVLAGRYRNLNFYERPDPGEDNNQLFSNSNFYMASIALSRRYYIRDHHILGYGITEDIPKGFLHEFVLGFDDNEATDRWYSHLYFSSGNLINYKPSYMFLSVGLGSFFNANRMEQGQFELNWNYISRQFRMGAQLGRQFLKLRYVYGINRFDQENLTLKNNYGIRGFYSDEALGQQRLVLSTETVIFQRKSILNFNFAFFGFADLGIIGSADENIFTQNYYTGIGGGVRLRNESLIFRTIQLRLSFYPGHPPDASGFGFSLRELSGTSFYSFQPRKPEPLQYK
- a CDS encoding energy transducer TonB — encoded protein: MQRLRKLYHDNIYGIIGTLAFHILLLGAILLANVKIEGEVKEEEIVIDFSQPEIQPETKEEAKEQHEDENTPANDQSSASQTSRSNRAVNDAAKKDPFFDEDYQREIAEAQKLVADVNKQLSKEIPEMKQIQMPEETTEGMDPDKISNTIYSGESNIHYNLEDRYHVKLPIPVYLARGGGKITVDIWVAPSGKVIKAQLRPYSGISDPMLPEYALQAALRTIFNAKNDAPSLQKGFISYTFVAQ
- a CDS encoding RNA polymerase sigma factor, coding for MVNYTNEELLHGILRNDNLILQYIYKNFFYKINFFIKKNSGDDDDSNDIFQEAIIIIYRKLKSNDLVLDCSFETYLYSVCRFLWLKQLEKRKNEREKIQDNHEFHADIYDNAFEATADMNEKYRLYQKHFKNLGTDCQKVLQMFFDKVPLKQIAQVMGFQSEKYAKKRKYKCKEYLVKSIKQDIEYKKILENNL